The following coding sequences lie in one Tichowtungia aerotolerans genomic window:
- a CDS encoding LamG-like jellyroll fold domain-containing protein, which yields MRSWTPIRWKQTLFISVLMGAAAVMAQTQWWGSYDGSSSNTLAFYSFDESSVYTNGASVYSAVVPDQSDRTWDATYPVSTATCAFDAGGRKGFGLQVPGGSDIASKCSTWNGASIFPSEPDPSLTIECWVLFNDDTSRQFLISKGDAWSSKGGYDLWYDAGELKSAFGDSDTNTMPVTVAWIPFTGVWYHVAATWNAEDDTARMYVNGEELVAREFAGRSIINHTRTLAIGQRCVSNYNGLDGMIDDVRISRVAYEFKPSVRPFRATYPAGKKFWFSFYSTLDADTEYALANGATGMGPYYGSLSNQQYYYDWADERGVNISYKVRPACMSDFSTSQMHDSGFVWPSDETIIADAIKAVTAVRYNPNIAMWDLHPEEVLFYDAQEVHYLELISSVVHAYDPFDRPLMMYEQNNRTAANLSITLPYQDICAKGTYVQAVNSGEFKNNRIWARWSIEQELGAIAAVNSNAVPWIMLWMAWDAAEGEEHLIDDWCRHDAYMGLILGGKGINVWSGFRPRSGFEDDFQAYFDGYLSVAADLNLDKNFAPVFLYGTEVIGVTHTVTSGPAELELIYTPNASEGTFTNSYPSVTYALRQYLGQQYLFAVNSATQAVTLTFSGVPDVPRTDLFQGLETPASGGSFSTTLDPYEVIAYRFDGYETWRDGEFTAQQILDGAGDETADPDGDGRTNREEFIAGTDPNLGTDFFRADLVFSNDWKTVSFGTASNRFYGVDRSTNLVSGSWIPMLENEQGTGADLSVIDTNDVPSAFYRTRVTRP from the coding sequence ATGAGAAGTTGGACACCAATTAGATGGAAACAGACGCTTTTCATCAGCGTTTTAATGGGCGCAGCAGCAGTGATGGCCCAGACGCAATGGTGGGGAAGTTATGACGGATCCTCCTCTAATACACTGGCGTTTTATTCGTTTGATGAGTCGTCGGTTTATACCAATGGCGCCTCTGTTTATTCAGCAGTTGTTCCGGATCAGTCCGATCGGACATGGGATGCAACTTATCCTGTTTCGACAGCAACCTGCGCGTTCGATGCCGGCGGGCGGAAAGGCTTCGGGCTGCAGGTGCCGGGCGGCTCCGATATCGCTTCAAAATGTTCAACATGGAACGGCGCGAGTATTTTCCCGTCAGAGCCCGATCCTAGTTTAACAATAGAATGCTGGGTGCTTTTTAATGACGATACGTCGCGACAGTTTCTTATTTCGAAAGGGGACGCCTGGTCCAGCAAAGGCGGTTATGACCTGTGGTATGATGCCGGAGAGTTGAAGTCCGCTTTTGGCGATTCAGATACCAACACCATGCCCGTAACGGTTGCATGGATCCCCTTCACCGGAGTCTGGTATCACGTTGCGGCAACCTGGAATGCGGAGGACGACACCGCCCGGATGTATGTCAATGGCGAGGAGCTGGTTGCCAGGGAATTTGCCGGCAGGTCCATTATCAACCATACGCGCACCCTGGCAATCGGCCAGCGTTGCGTCAGCAACTACAACGGCCTTGACGGAATGATTGATGACGTGCGGATCAGCAGGGTTGCCTATGAGTTTAAGCCGTCGGTTCGTCCGTTCCGGGCCACCTATCCGGCCGGGAAAAAATTCTGGTTCAGCTTTTATTCAACACTGGATGCGGACACCGAATATGCACTCGCCAACGGCGCAACCGGAATGGGTCCGTATTATGGCTCCCTCAGCAATCAGCAATATTACTACGATTGGGCGGATGAGCGCGGCGTGAATATTTCCTATAAAGTCCGTCCGGCCTGTATGTCGGATTTTTCCACCTCTCAAATGCACGATTCCGGATTTGTGTGGCCGTCAGATGAAACAATTATTGCCGATGCGATCAAAGCGGTAACCGCGGTTCGCTATAATCCGAACATTGCCATGTGGGATCTGCATCCGGAAGAAGTGCTCTTCTATGATGCGCAGGAAGTTCATTATCTGGAACTGATCTCGTCGGTGGTTCATGCGTATGATCCCTTTGACCGACCGCTTATGATGTATGAGCAGAACAACCGCACCGCAGCCAACCTGTCCATCACGCTTCCGTATCAGGATATCTGCGCCAAAGGCACCTATGTTCAGGCGGTCAACAGTGGTGAATTTAAAAACAACCGCATCTGGGCGCGCTGGTCTATCGAGCAGGAGCTCGGGGCCATCGCCGCGGTCAACAGCAATGCCGTGCCGTGGATCATGCTCTGGATGGCCTGGGATGCCGCCGAAGGTGAAGAACATCTGATCGACGACTGGTGTCGTCACGATGCCTACATGGGATTGATCCTGGGGGGCAAGGGCATCAACGTCTGGTCCGGCTTCCGGCCGCGCTCCGGGTTTGAAGACGACTTCCAGGCTTATTTCGACGGCTATCTTTCGGTCGCGGCCGACCTCAATCTGGACAAAAATTTTGCTCCGGTCTTTCTGTACGGAACCGAAGTGATCGGCGTCACGCACACCGTAACCTCCGGCCCGGCGGAACTGGAGCTGATTTACACACCCAATGCCTCCGAAGGCACATTCACCAACAGTTATCCGTCGGTCACCTACGCGCTCCGTCAATACCTCGGCCAGCAGTACCTGTTTGCCGTTAACTCCGCCACGCAGGCCGTAACGCTCACCTTCAGCGGTGTGCCTGATGTTCCACGCACCGACCTTTTCCAAGGATTGGAAACCCCGGCATCCGGCGGATCATTCAGTACAACGCTCGATCCTTATGAAGTGATTGCCTACCGCTTTGACGGCTACGAAACCTGGCGCGACGGTGAGTTCACCGCGCAGCAGATTCTTGATGGTGCCGGCGATGAAACCGCCGACCCCGACGGGGACGGTCGCACCAACCGCGAAGAATTTATCGCCGGAACGGATCCAAACCTTGGAACGGATTTCTTTCGGGCTGATCTGGTTTTTTCCAATGATTGGAAAACCGTTTCGTTTGGCACCGCCAGTAACCGGTTCTACGGTGTGGATCGCTCCACCAACCTCGTTTCCGGCAGCTGGATTCCAATGCTTGAAAACGAGCAGGGAACCGGCGCGGACCTGTCAGTCATCGACACGAACGATGTTCCGAGCGCTTTTTACCGCACGCGTGTCACCCGGCCTTAA
- a CDS encoding DUF1961 family protein, which yields MKCVRGFVGGVLLMQVCAQGAAPVHSAPALASASFEHETELVHFQVSPTGAVERSSEHDQFGAWALKWNCASGRELLVKNVCSLSLEESGSWYGGHFTSSPTFVMSLYNDTPLKGSLRIDFNDELGFDLNLDFRGWRTVWVPFYEMEGNAPPAGNPYEVKSVRFAAPASAKTLWLDDIIFSQYVDDRHQYPGLEVPFVKGGGAHSGDHWMPKIPHWERLSRLAMPCISDVQKEELDEIYARLRTVYFQKAGSLRGANYYRDRFEEEGVFATEGSPIPLELSKQVGVIRYDRALHGEPQYLELRDFGKLMLKLANEHGSTGNVPERAELADLFARASEYYLDQGWAAGSAQGTAHHIGYQTRELQTSFFLMKDALHEHGLLEAIGNSILWQLNFGEMLDPSHLESNLDYYNTQSAFRLMSVFLTNDPSRQAALLKVYSDHLTAALAMTDSKGGFKPDGTAWHHWGHYPAYATGAFDRVPVSIKALSGTSYRIGEPGHANFKRAFMASTIYSNPLYWGLGQAGRHPLGGNINKLKDSCLALALSGTPDGEEALDAEVAATYLRLWGEPKDNAVRELFSKYELDTSPPHGHWTFPYAALSVHRRSDWSVNMKGYNRNVWASEIYATDNRYGRYQSSGVVQILPNMTQKEAGYNEPGWDWNHPPGATTIERPFAELEPKKLLVMFKSEETYAGGCALDGDGVWAMKLNEADGYTIDPVKEKMSFPGNLKARKSVFCFGEQLLCLGSGIEADDPDAPVHTTLFQNGVNQRSDAPYCNDAGLLLDPTGNGYRILDGSKAVVVVGEQSSPCNKYSLWTGQGRGGPNQTGNFVTAWIDHGSAPKNATYAYAVYPQIGATDFQSLEKRISEIPSLEILRQDHAAHIVKDPQSQTLAYACFEAGESGEGLLQSVSAPCYVMIRQNAAGLLKVAVSNPDLGQIYNEKLGYYEGPSKEEPVTLKLSGKWKVRGKAEAWTVTEDDFTMLTVKCIEGKSMSVELQENRDQILFEQLDKLAWKPVSRDAGSDDWATHWVLDGEFATIENGSDGMVFSAGPEEWNHAHHSVLWTKDSFKGDVKIEYDYTRIDEVNKWVNILYIQATGKGGEFASDIMKWADYRREPWMEHYFENMKLLHISYAAYGRNDNGVDDDYVRCRRYPKAEDGEFSRTEINPDSFHTGLFRPGKTYHITAIKKGNRLFFNVKGDGQERLYAWESPLISEVTEGRIGLRHMWMKSARYKNFIVSSLE from the coding sequence ATGAAGTGTGTACGAGGATTTGTTGGCGGCGTGCTTTTGATGCAGGTGTGTGCACAGGGCGCTGCCCCGGTTCATTCCGCGCCCGCGCTGGCGTCTGCTTCTTTTGAGCATGAGACGGAGCTGGTGCATTTCCAGGTGAGTCCGACGGGTGCTGTAGAACGAAGCAGTGAACATGATCAATTCGGCGCCTGGGCACTTAAGTGGAATTGTGCTTCAGGCAGGGAGTTGCTGGTGAAGAATGTGTGCTCGCTTTCGCTGGAAGAGAGCGGTTCCTGGTACGGGGGACATTTCACGAGCAGCCCGACATTTGTGATGTCTCTGTACAACGATACCCCCCTGAAGGGCAGTCTGCGTATCGATTTTAATGATGAACTGGGCTTCGATCTGAATCTGGATTTCAGAGGGTGGCGAACGGTCTGGGTGCCGTTTTATGAAATGGAGGGAAACGCTCCTCCGGCTGGAAACCCGTACGAGGTCAAGTCGGTCCGGTTTGCTGCTCCAGCGTCGGCAAAGACTCTCTGGCTGGATGATATTATTTTCAGCCAATACGTTGATGATCGCCATCAGTATCCCGGTCTCGAGGTTCCGTTTGTCAAGGGAGGGGGAGCGCATTCCGGGGACCATTGGATGCCGAAGATTCCGCACTGGGAAAGACTGTCCCGCCTGGCGATGCCATGCATTTCTGACGTTCAGAAGGAAGAGTTAGATGAAATATATGCCCGGCTTCGAACGGTTTATTTTCAGAAGGCCGGCAGTTTGAGGGGCGCGAATTATTACCGCGATAGATTTGAAGAAGAGGGTGTGTTCGCGACAGAGGGATCCCCGATTCCTCTGGAGCTGAGTAAACAGGTTGGTGTAATTCGCTATGACAGAGCACTGCACGGAGAACCGCAATATCTGGAGTTGCGTGATTTCGGGAAGTTAATGCTTAAGCTGGCGAATGAGCACGGGTCGACCGGGAATGTGCCTGAGCGTGCAGAGCTGGCGGACCTGTTCGCCCGTGCTTCTGAATATTATCTGGATCAGGGATGGGCCGCCGGCAGTGCACAGGGGACAGCACACCACATTGGTTATCAGACCCGCGAGCTGCAGACGTCGTTCTTCCTGATGAAAGATGCTCTTCACGAGCACGGTTTACTTGAAGCAATCGGCAATTCCATTTTATGGCAGTTGAACTTCGGTGAAATGCTGGATCCGTCTCATTTGGAATCGAATCTCGACTATTATAATACGCAGTCAGCTTTCCGGTTGATGTCCGTATTTCTCACCAATGACCCGTCTCGTCAGGCGGCTTTGCTGAAGGTTTATTCCGATCATCTGACAGCGGCGCTGGCGATGACCGACAGCAAGGGAGGGTTCAAGCCGGACGGAACGGCGTGGCACCATTGGGGCCATTATCCCGCGTACGCTACCGGTGCGTTTGATCGTGTGCCTGTCAGTATTAAGGCGCTTTCGGGGACTTCTTATCGGATCGGAGAACCGGGACACGCAAACTTCAAGCGGGCGTTTATGGCATCGACGATATACAGCAATCCGCTCTACTGGGGGCTGGGTCAGGCGGGGCGTCATCCGTTGGGCGGAAATATTAACAAGCTGAAGGATTCCTGCCTCGCGCTTGCTCTAAGCGGTACGCCGGACGGAGAAGAGGCACTGGACGCGGAAGTGGCCGCCACGTATCTGCGACTGTGGGGTGAGCCGAAGGATAACGCTGTTCGGGAGCTGTTTTCGAAATATGAGCTGGATACTTCTCCTCCGCATGGGCATTGGACATTTCCGTATGCTGCGCTTTCCGTGCATCGTCGGTCTGACTGGTCGGTAAATATGAAGGGCTATAACCGCAATGTGTGGGCGTCTGAGATCTATGCGACGGATAACCGCTATGGGCGTTATCAGTCCAGCGGCGTGGTGCAGATCCTTCCGAACATGACACAGAAAGAGGCCGGTTATAATGAGCCGGGTTGGGACTGGAACCATCCGCCGGGAGCAACCACGATCGAGCGGCCGTTTGCTGAGCTGGAGCCGAAAAAGCTGCTGGTCATGTTCAAGTCCGAAGAAACGTATGCCGGCGGTTGTGCGCTTGACGGAGATGGTGTTTGGGCCATGAAACTGAATGAGGCTGACGGCTATACGATTGACCCGGTGAAGGAAAAAATGTCGTTTCCCGGGAACCTCAAAGCACGCAAGTCGGTCTTCTGTTTTGGTGAGCAGCTGCTTTGCCTGGGTTCAGGCATCGAAGCGGATGACCCTGATGCGCCGGTTCATACGACGCTGTTTCAGAACGGCGTGAACCAGCGCAGCGATGCACCCTATTGCAATGATGCGGGGTTGCTGCTGGATCCGACCGGGAACGGATACAGGATTCTCGATGGATCAAAAGCGGTTGTAGTCGTCGGGGAGCAGTCTTCCCCGTGCAATAAATATTCACTCTGGACAGGTCAGGGGCGCGGTGGGCCGAACCAGACCGGCAACTTTGTTACAGCGTGGATTGACCACGGCAGCGCGCCGAAGAACGCAACCTATGCCTATGCGGTGTATCCGCAGATCGGCGCAACGGATTTCCAATCGTTGGAAAAACGAATCTCAGAAATTCCGTCACTCGAAATCCTTCGCCAGGATCATGCCGCGCATATAGTTAAAGACCCCCAGAGCCAGACACTGGCGTATGCCTGCTTCGAAGCCGGTGAGTCAGGCGAGGGACTGCTGCAGTCAGTTTCGGCCCCGTGTTATGTTATGATCAGACAGAATGCGGCCGGACTGCTGAAGGTGGCGGTATCCAATCCGGATTTAGGTCAAATCTACAATGAGAAGCTTGGTTATTACGAAGGCCCTTCGAAAGAAGAACCCGTAACACTGAAACTCTCCGGAAAATGGAAGGTGCGCGGTAAAGCCGAGGCGTGGACTGTCACTGAAGATGATTTTACAATGCTCACGGTTAAATGCATCGAAGGGAAATCCATGAGTGTCGAACTGCAGGAAAATCGCGATCAGATCCTGTTTGAGCAGCTGGACAAACTGGCCTGGAAGCCGGTTTCCCGCGATGCCGGTTCGGACGACTGGGCAACGCACTGGGTGCTTGACGGTGAGTTCGCAACGATCGAAAACGGCAGCGATGGAATGGTTTTCTCCGCGGGGCCTGAAGAGTGGAATCACGCGCATCACTCCGTGCTTTGGACGAAGGATTCATTCAAGGGTGATGTGAAGATTGAGTATGACTACACTCGTATAGATGAAGTTAATAAGTGGGTGAATATCCTCTATATTCAGGCGACAGGAAAAGGCGGCGAGTTCGCGTCAGATATTATGAAGTGGGCGGATTACCGCAGAGAGCCCTGGATGGAGCATTACTTTGAAAACATGAAACTGCTTCACATCAGCTATGCTGCTTATGGCCGGAATGATAATGGGGTGGATGATGATTACGTTCGTTGCCGTCGCTATCCCAAGGCGGAAGACGGCGAGTTTTCCAGGACGGAAATCAATCCTGATTCATTCCATACGGGTCTGTTTCGTCCGGGAAAAACGTATCATATTACAGCGATTAAAAAAGGGAATCGCCTTTTCTTTAATGTGAAGGGGGATGGACAGGAGCGGCTTTATGCGTGGGAGTCGCCGCTCATTTCTGAAGTGACTGAAGGACGGATCGGACTGCGTCATATGTGGATGAAGTCCGCGCGTTACAAAAACTTTATTGTTTCCTCTTTGGAGTAG
- a CDS encoding DUF2726 domain-containing protein translates to MFTAAIEAWKPAIMVFGVVAVLYILLQILNSRPRRKNYEYKSCGTILTPAEQTFYKALKEAVGETAGISLKSRLADILQPDAKGKEHHAAFCRIRSKHVDFLLYDPVTFQIKAAIELDDKSHRQPKRKQRDDFVNHAFQTADIPLHRFKVQKQYDSQQITEKLEPTENQNIKS, encoded by the coding sequence ATGTTTACAGCCGCTATAGAAGCATGGAAACCGGCCATCATGGTGTTCGGCGTGGTGGCTGTTTTGTATATCCTTCTTCAAATCTTGAACAGCAGGCCCAGACGAAAGAATTATGAATACAAATCCTGCGGAACGATTCTGACGCCTGCCGAGCAGACATTCTATAAAGCACTTAAAGAAGCCGTCGGAGAAACTGCGGGCATTTCGCTCAAATCGCGTCTGGCCGACATTCTCCAACCCGACGCAAAAGGAAAAGAACATCATGCCGCGTTCTGCCGAATTCGCAGCAAGCACGTCGACTTCCTGCTCTACGATCCCGTCACATTCCAGATCAAAGCCGCGATCGAGCTGGACGACAAAAGCCACCGCCAGCCCAAACGCAAACAGCGCGACGACTTTGTAAACCACGCCTTCCAAACCGCCGATATCCCCCTGCACCGATTTAAGGTACAAAAACAATATGACTCGCAACAGATCACGGAAAAATTAGAACCGACAGAAAACCAAAACATTAAATCATAG
- a CDS encoding AraC family transcriptional regulator translates to MVEHKKVALRFSLNSDFTRQIVQGIIAYTRKHGPWDIQTRSEEPISFSTWADLKHWKGDGIIAPAYRKEHLRVLASKGIPVVTTSRPSLEYSFPSVTFDDRAIGKMAAEHLLEHDLDRFAFIGPKEWDYSQRRCEAFVEELAGHDALCTKCWIRPAANTRQLDEEWIESNHYIEAVKQLVPPVGVFASSDRVGYGILRACRRLKLRVPEDICLISVDNDEILCNLATPNLSSIALSGEQLGYQAAKILAALMAGRTPKETHVVIPPVGVVLRNSSDFLTVDDPYVADALRYIRNHSGRFIDVSDVMSIMPISRRSLERRFQEVVGHGVYKEISRCHVERAKELLENTDWPVSRIARESGFNSTNRFEDTFRKETDLSATGYRKKATARARRKKK, encoded by the coding sequence ATGGTTGAACATAAAAAGGTTGCGCTGCGCTTTTCTCTGAACTCCGACTTCACCCGCCAGATCGTGCAGGGAATTATCGCCTACACCCGCAAGCACGGTCCATGGGATATTCAGACCCGGAGCGAAGAACCGATTTCTTTTTCCACATGGGCGGACCTCAAACACTGGAAAGGAGACGGAATTATTGCCCCGGCATACCGCAAGGAACACCTCCGTGTTCTGGCCTCCAAAGGCATACCGGTTGTAACGACGTCGCGGCCGTCCCTCGAGTACTCGTTTCCATCCGTCACCTTTGATGACCGAGCCATTGGCAAAATGGCAGCCGAACATCTGCTGGAACACGACCTGGACCGTTTTGCGTTTATCGGCCCCAAAGAATGGGACTATTCTCAGCGCCGCTGCGAAGCCTTTGTCGAAGAACTCGCCGGGCATGACGCACTCTGCACCAAATGCTGGATCCGCCCGGCCGCAAATACCCGACAGCTGGATGAAGAATGGATTGAAAGCAACCACTACATCGAAGCCGTCAAACAGCTGGTGCCGCCGGTCGGGGTGTTTGCCTCCAGCGACCGGGTCGGCTACGGAATCCTCCGGGCCTGCCGCCGGCTGAAACTGCGGGTCCCTGAAGACATCTGCCTGATCAGCGTCGACAACGACGAGATTCTCTGCAACCTGGCCACCCCGAACCTGTCCAGCATCGCGCTCTCCGGTGAACAGCTCGGCTATCAGGCCGCGAAAATACTGGCCGCACTGATGGCCGGCAGAACTCCGAAAGAAACCCACGTGGTGATTCCGCCCGTCGGCGTCGTTCTGCGCAATTCATCCGATTTCCTGACCGTGGATGACCCGTATGTCGCCGATGCCCTGCGCTACATCCGCAACCACTCCGGCCGTTTCATCGACGTTTCGGATGTCATGAGCATCATGCCGATTTCACGGCGCTCCCTCGAACGCAGGTTCCAGGAGGTCGTCGGCCACGGAGTCTACAAGGAAATCAGCCGCTGCCATGTCGAACGGGCCAAAGAACTGCTCGAAAACACCGACTGGCCGGTCTCCAGAATCGCGCGCGAATCGGGCTTCAACAGCACCAACCGTTTCGAAGACACCTTTCGCAAAGAAACCGACCTCTCCGCCACCGGCTATCGAAAAAAGGCAACCGCCAGAGCCCGGCGCAAAAAAAAATAG
- a CDS encoding DUF2264 domain-containing protein produces the protein MAYEIKNPDFKKSPLTGMTRTHWVQAAKYLVDGVLQHIQSVDDPIVIPKQSEVCYPLPDEPKHRYQAAEFEGLARTFMAAAPVIAEDPSAESNGINLRDYYARQILLATDPESSRYVGSITDFFERYQKIQYQQTVEGGALAVGLMQCREQIWEQYTNAEKQQVADLLSDWGHGQTIGHNWRFFNVLMLTFLKVNGFEINEVVLKDHLQHLMAQYTGDGWYSDDPCYDFYNPWGYHFYGPLWCRWYGYEHEPELAAIIEQRNREFIVNWPRFYSRDGKQLMWGRSLIYRFGCSAALGAHFLMNDPVLNPGFARRLASGNMLQFMTRDDLYVNGVPCLGYYGPFDPLVQFYSCAASPFWIAKIFVALALPADSPFWTAEENEGFWPELGDRIETVDLEGPGIQIINRGESGVTEILTGKVPQHMPYYNQLFFNTEYCYEDINPEGSNPVNYSLSDGLTEGFRLPLTIGFNKFENGVMYRTLNMKAPGGANSLLGYVVNKGIEKIDLADIVIPGGVIRVDRVRLPLTNCLHLGHFALPHLEGTSAAVQIGTVEGYKTISAAVDGRKVAMTAVLGWESLQAAVHHGKNAEADESTIIYAEREDTERYGGMEILITVMLHRQDNGDWTDDELMPIRAFKVLDWAPSGQPCGVRLELKDGRSFVIDYGNVEGNLRG, from the coding sequence ATGGCTTACGAAATTAAGAATCCGGATTTTAAGAAGAGTCCACTTACGGGGATGACGCGCACACACTGGGTGCAGGCGGCGAAATATCTGGTGGACGGAGTCCTGCAGCACATTCAGTCGGTCGACGATCCGATCGTGATCCCCAAGCAGTCGGAAGTGTGTTATCCGCTTCCCGACGAGCCGAAACACCGTTATCAGGCGGCTGAGTTTGAAGGGCTGGCGCGTACCTTTATGGCCGCTGCGCCGGTGATTGCCGAAGATCCATCGGCTGAAAGCAACGGAATCAATCTGCGCGACTACTATGCCCGGCAGATTCTGCTGGCAACGGATCCGGAATCTTCGCGCTATGTCGGATCGATTACCGATTTTTTTGAACGGTATCAGAAAATTCAGTATCAGCAGACAGTCGAAGGCGGCGCGCTGGCGGTCGGCCTGATGCAGTGCCGCGAGCAGATTTGGGAACAGTATACGAATGCCGAAAAACAGCAGGTGGCCGACCTGCTCTCCGACTGGGGGCACGGGCAGACCATTGGACATAACTGGCGCTTCTTCAATGTGCTGATGCTGACCTTTCTCAAGGTCAACGGCTTTGAAATCAATGAGGTGGTTCTGAAAGATCACCTGCAGCATCTGATGGCGCAGTATACCGGCGACGGATGGTACAGCGATGATCCCTGTTACGACTTTTATAATCCGTGGGGTTATCATTTTTACGGGCCGCTCTGGTGCCGCTGGTACGGCTATGAACACGAACCGGAACTGGCCGCAATCATCGAGCAGCGCAATCGCGAATTTATTGTGAACTGGCCGCGTTTCTATTCGCGTGACGGCAAACAGCTGATGTGGGGCCGCAGCCTGATCTATCGCTTCGGCTGCTCGGCTGCGCTCGGCGCGCATTTTCTGATGAATGATCCGGTGCTGAATCCCGGCTTCGCCCGGCGTCTGGCTTCCGGCAATATGCTTCAGTTTATGACGCGCGATGATCTTTATGTGAATGGCGTGCCGTGTCTCGGCTATTACGGCCCCTTCGATCCGCTGGTGCAGTTTTACAGCTGCGCGGCCAGCCCGTTCTGGATCGCCAAGATTTTTGTGGCACTGGCGCTGCCGGCAGACTCTCCCTTCTGGACCGCGGAGGAAAACGAGGGCTTTTGGCCGGAACTTGGCGATCGCATCGAGACCGTGGATCTCGAAGGTCCCGGCATTCAGATTATTAACCGCGGTGAGTCCGGCGTTACCGAGATCCTGACCGGCAAGGTTCCGCAGCACATGCCCTATTACAACCAGCTTTTCTTCAACACCGAGTATTGCTACGAAGACATCAACCCGGAGGGCAGTAACCCGGTCAACTATTCGCTGAGCGATGGACTGACCGAAGGCTTCCGCCTGCCGCTGACCATCGGTTTCAATAAATTTGAAAATGGCGTGATGTATCGCACCCTGAATATGAAAGCGCCCGGCGGCGCAAATTCCCTGCTGGGATATGTGGTCAACAAAGGGATTGAGAAGATCGATCTGGCCGACATCGTCATTCCGGGCGGAGTGATTCGCGTGGACCGAGTTCGTTTGCCGCTGACCAATTGTCTGCATCTCGGTCACTTTGCGCTTCCGCATCTGGAAGGCACCTCCGCCGCGGTGCAGATTGGAACGGTGGAAGGATACAAAACCATTTCGGCGGCTGTTGACGGCCGGAAAGTCGCAATGACCGCCGTGCTGGGCTGGGAAAGCCTGCAGGCGGCGGTTCACCATGGAAAGAACGCCGAGGCTGACGAGAGTACAATCATTTATGCCGAGCGCGAGGACACAGAACGCTACGGCGGAATGGAAATCCTCATAACCGTCATGCTTCACCGTCAGGACAACGGCGACTGGACGGACGACGAGCTGATGCCGATCCGAGCCTTCAAAGTACTCGACTGGGCACCTTCCGGCCAGCCGTGCGGTGTGCGGCTCGAACTCAAAGACGGTCGCAGCTTTGTCATTGATTACGGCAACGTGGAAGGCAATCTGCGCGGCTGA